The Phacochoerus africanus isolate WHEZ1 chromosome 15, ROS_Pafr_v1, whole genome shotgun sequence genome has a segment encoding these proteins:
- the PRF1 gene encoding perforin-1 → MASPVLLISILLLLLPTPAPAPCYTAARSECRRKLKFVPGAWLAGEGMDVTSLQRSRSFPVDTQHYLRPDGTCTLCQNALQGGTLQRLPLALTSWRAQGTSCKRKVLREEGRSTEEVAKEAASNIRNDWRVGLDVTPKPSTNVQVTVAGSHSQAANFAAQKTHQDQYRFSLDSVECRFYSFHLVHTPPLHPEFKKALRTLPPHFNTSTEPDYLRLISSYGTHFIQSMDLGGRITALTALRTCELALEGLTSKEVEDCLSVEAEVSISGRASSSAAYKACEDKKKQHKMGSSFHQAYRERHSEVLGGRHTFMHDLLFGNQAGPEQFSAWVASLPASPDLVDYTLEPLHVLLESQDPRREALRQAVSKYVTDRARWKDCSRPCPPGQRKSPQDPCQCVCHGSSATNQDCCPRQRGLARLVVMNFVATGLWGDYFTATDAYLKVFFGGQELRTSTVWNNNHPQWMIHLDFGDVLLSTGGPLRVQVWDADYGWDDDLLGTCDQTPQSGSHEVMCALNHGHLKFSYHAKCLPHLTGGKCLEYAPRGLLGEPLGNRSGAVW, encoded by the exons ATGGCCTCCCCAGTGCTCCTCATCAGcatcctcctcctgctgctgcccacgcccgcccctgccccctgctACACGGCTGCGCGCTCTGAGTGCCGACGCAAACTCAAGTTCGTGCCAGGTGCCTGGCTGGCGGGGGAGGGCATGGATGTGACCAGCCTCCAGCGTTCACGCTCCTTTCCGGTGGACACACAGCACTACCTGAGGCCCGACGGCACCTGCACCCTCTGCCAAAATGCTCTGCAGGGGGGCACTCTCCAGCGCCTGCCCCTGGCGCTCACCAGCTGGCGCGCCCAGGGCACCAGCTGCAAGCGCAAGGTGCTCAGAGAAGAGGGCCGCTCCACCGAGGAGGTGGCTAAGGAGGCAGCCAGCAATATCCGCAACGACTGGCGGGTAGGGCTGGACGTGACTCCCAAGCCCAGCACCAATGTGCAGGTGACCGTGGCGGGCTCCCACTCCCAGGCAGCCAACTTCGCGGCCCAGAAGACTCACCAGGACCAGTACCGCTTCAGCCTGGACTCAGTGGAGTGTCGCTTCTACAG TTTTCACCTGGTGCACACGCCCCCGCTCCACCCCGAGTTCAAGAAGGCCCTCAGGACGCTGCCCCCCCACTTCAACACCTCCACCGAGCCCGACTACCTGAGGCTCATCTCCAGCTACGGCACCCACTTCATCCAGTCCATGGACCTGGGTGGCCGCATCACGGCCCTCACTGCCCTGCGCACCTGCGAGCTGGCCCTGGAAGGGCTCACATCCAAGGAGGTGGAGGACTGCTTGTCCGTCGAAGCTGAGGTCAGCATAAGTGGCCGAGCCAGCTCCTCGGCGGCGTACAAGGCATGTGAGGACAAGAAGAAGCAGCACAAGATGGGGTCCTCCTTCCACCAGGCCTACCGGGAACGCCATTCTGAAGTCCTTGGGGGCCGCCACACGTTCATGCACGACCTGCTGTTCGGGAACCAGGCTGGGCCCGAGCAGTTCTCGGCCTGGGTGGCCTCATTGCCGGCCAGCCCCGACCTGGTGGACTACACACTGGAGCCCCTGCACGTGCTGCTGGAGAGCCAGGATCCGCGGCGGGAGGCGCTCCGGCAGGCGGTGAGCAAGTATGTGACGGACAGGGCGCGCTGGAAGGACTGCAGCCGCCCGTGCCCCCCAGGGCAGCGGAAGAGCCCCCAGGACCCATGCCAGTGCGTGTGCCATGGCTCATCGGCCACCAATCAGGACTGCTGTCCCCGGCAGAGGGGCCTGGCCCGGCTGGTGGTCATGAACTTCGTGGCGACGGGTCTGTGGGGAGACTATTTCACTGCCACGGACGCCTATCTGAAGGTCTTCTTTGGCGGCCAGGAGCTGCGGACCAGCACCGTGTGGAACAATAACCATCCCCAGTGGATGATACATCTGGACTTCGGGGATGTGCTCCTGTCCACGGGGGGGCCCCTGAGGGTACAGGTCTGGGATGCGGACTATGGCTGGGACGATGACCTTCTTGGCACCTGCGACCAGACTCCACAGTCTGGCTCACACGAGGTGATGTGCGCCTTGAACCATGGCCACCTGAAATTCTCCTACCATGCCAAGTGCTTGCCTCACCTGACCGGGGGGAAGTGCCTGGAGTACGCCCCCCGGGGGCTTCTGGGGGAACCTCTGGGAAACCGGAGCGGGGCAGTGTGGTGA